The Erythrobacter sp. genome segment CGATGGGCAGGGTGCGGCCTGCGACTTCCACCGCCGGATCGCGATGATCGCCGCGCAGCCAGTCCAGCATCAGGAGGCCTTCATCCCTGGCCCCAATCGACGAGGTGATGTTCGAGCGGCCCCGCCTGCGTCTCGCTGATGCAGCGTCCGGCCACGCAGGCCCCGGCCTCGACCATCGCATCGCGGCTGCCGGTGAGCAGGTAATGCCAGTCGGGCAGCGGCTTGTCTTCCGCCCGTCGGCGATAGGCGCAGGAGCCTGGCAGCCAGGCGATTTCCTTCACCAGCCGGGGCGTCAGCCGCAAACAGTCGGGGACGAAGGCCTTGCGGTGGCGATAGTCCATGCAGCGCGCGGTGCCGGTATCGAGCAGCTTGCAGGCGACATTGGTTTCCGAGATCGCCCCGGTGTCGTCATCCTCCAGCTTGTGCAGGCAGCAGCGGCCGCAGCCGTCGCACAGGGCTTCCCACTCCTCGCGCGTCAAGACATCGAGTTCCAGCTCCCAGAACCGCTCCCTCATCGCACCCATTTTTCGAGCTCCGCCGCCACCGCTTCGCCCGATTGTTCCACCGGCAGCAGCGCCATCGGCTGGCCTTCGCGATCAACCAGATAGCCTGAGCGGGAATGATCCATCAGATAGCCGCCTTCGGCATTGGGTTCGAGCTTCGAATAGTAGGCGAAGTAATTGGCCGCTGCCGCCTCGACCTGCTCCGGCGATCCCGTCAGGCCGATCAGGCCTCCGGGGAAATTGCCGATGAATTCACCGACCACTTCAGGCGTATCACGCTCGGGATCGATGGTGATAAAGATCGGCTGCACGTCGGCGGCCACTTCGGGATTGTCTTGTGCAAAAGCTTCATAACCCTGCATCATTCGCGCCACATCGAAGGGGCAGACATCCGGGCAATAGGCATAGCCGAAATAGACCATCTGGTACTTGCCCGCAAAATCCGCATCGGTCACCTGCGCGCCGCTGGTGTCGACCAGATCGAACCCGCCTACGACGGCAGAACCATAGAGCGGCGGATCGGCGGCGGGTGGAGCGGCCCCGCCGCAGCCGCTCAAAAGCAGCAGGGCGGCAAGGCTGGCGAACAACGGGCTATGTGCGGGCATGACGAAGCGTTCATGCTCTGCTAACGCCGTGCAAGCAAGGTGCGCATTCGATCCCCGAGGGGCTTTTTGCGCAGAATTCGGATCAACAGGAGGAACGGGTGGCCAGCGTCGCTCTTCGCAACATCATCGCACTTGTCGCTGCCGGAGCAGGCCTTGCCCTGGCAACGCCCGCCGCGGCACAGTTCTATTCGGAAGGCTACGAATTCCTCGAAGCGGTGAAGGACCGCGAAGGGACCGAAGCCACCGAAATGCTCAACACGCCGGGCAGTA includes the following:
- a CDS encoding SCO family protein, whose protein sequence is MPAHSPLFASLAALLLLSGCGGAAPPAADPPLYGSAVVGGFDLVDTSGAQVTDADFAGKYQMVYFGYAYCPDVCPFDVARMMQGYEAFAQDNPEVAADVQPIFITIDPERDTPEVVGEFIGNFPGGLIGLTGSPEQVEAAAANYFAYYSKLEPNAEGGYLMDHSRSGYLVDREGQPMALLPVEQSGEAVAAELEKWVR
- a CDS encoding YcgN family cysteine cluster protein; this translates as MGAMRERFWELELDVLTREEWEALCDGCGRCCLHKLEDDDTGAISETNVACKLLDTGTARCMDYRHRKAFVPDCLRLTPRLVKEIAWLPGSCAYRRRAEDKPLPDWHYLLTGSRDAMVEAGACVAGRCISETQAGPLEHHLVDWGQG